A region of Solanum dulcamara chromosome 7, daSolDulc1.2, whole genome shotgun sequence DNA encodes the following proteins:
- the LOC129895431 gene encoding exonuclease 1 isoform X2, with amino-acid sequence MELCLNSEGDKKLQYLNYFMHRINMLRHYKITPVVVFDGGNLPCKGATEEERHKRRKTNRDQAMLKLKKGNVSGAIELFQRAVSVTPSMAHQLIQILKSENIEFVVAPYEADAQLAYLSNLEEEKNGIVAVISEDSDLLAYGCPAVFFKMDAHGNGQEVVLDHVFSCVTRVPSFRQFNKDLFTGMCVLAGCDFLPSVPGIGITRAYNLVSKYRNLDRVLSMLKFEKGDQMPEDYAKSFREAVAVFHHARIYDVSLKQIKHLKPMPEELLQFLDEELDFLGPEILPSLATAIAQGNIDPCTMEAFNVFPSTVNHVSTANIKKICGPFSRQEAFTQASKDSSIFAISSSKSRKETTVVETTQASDAEQMQCPFMDESECLEEAVALQNMICPSISTRKMVGEEKKSHQKEVLKVPDNNPFRKRKVEEIQPDEMDSVTELVSEVTEVESLEVICTIPESQKSVESKPVKSMELKRVNKEKKVKRSNCQSSENKKNTILNFFSRA; translated from the exons ATGGAGCTTTGTCTTAATTCGGAGGGTGATAAGAAATTGCAGTACTTGAACTACTTCATGCATCGAATCAATATGCTTCGACATTATAAGATCACTCCTGTAGTTGTTTTTGATGGTGGGAACTTACCCTGCAAGGGTGCCACTGAAGAAGAGAGGCACAA GAGAAGGAAAACAAATAGAGATCAGGCAATGTTGAAGCTAAAGAAAGGAAATGTTTCTGGCGCCATTGAGCTTTTCCAG AGGGCAGTGAGTGTGACTCCTTCAATGGCGCATCAACTCATACAG ATTCTAAAATCAGAGAATATAGAATTCGTCGTAGCACCATATGAAGCTGATGCACAATTAGCCTACTTGTCTAACCTCGAAGAAGAAAAGAATGGAATTGTGGCAGTGATTTCTGAAGATAGTGACTTACTAGCATATGGCTGTCCCGCT GTTTTCTTTAAGATGGATGCCCATGGCAATGGTCAAGAAGTGGTACTAGACCATGTTTTCAGTTGTGTTACTCGTGTTCCTTCCTTCAGACAATTCAACAAAGATTTATTTACAG GCATGTGTGTCTTAGCTGGCTGTGATTTTCTTCCGTCAGTCCCTGGTATAGGAATTACAAGAGCTTATAATCTGGTCTCCAAATATCGCAACTTAGATCGA GTTCTTTCGATGTTAAAGTTTGAGAAAGGAGATCAAATGCCCGAAGATTACGCTAAATCATTTAGAGAAGCAGTTGCAGTTTTCCATCATGCTAGAAT ATATGATGTTAGTTTGAAGCAGATCAAGCACTTGAAACCCATGCCAGAAGAACTGTTGCAGTTCTTGGATGAAGAACTTGACTTCTTAGGACC AGAAATTCTTCCGTCATTGGCAACTGCAATTGCTCAAGGTAACATAGATCCTTGTACAATGGAGGCCTTCAATGTCTTCCCAAGCACAGTAAATCATGTGTCTACTGCAAACATAAAGAAAATTTGTGGTCCATTCTCTCGACAAGAGGCATTTACTCAAGCTTCAAAAGACAGCAGCATTTTTGCTATTTCTTCAAGTAAATCCAGAAAAGAAACAACAG TGGTGGAAACAACACAAGCCTCTGATGCTGAACAGATGCAGTGTCCGTTTATGGATGAAAGTGAGTGCTTAGAGGAAGCAGTAGCTCTTCAAAACATGATATGCCCTTCAATATCCACTCGGAAGATGGTGggagaagagaaaaagagtCATCAGAAAGAAGTGCTAAAAGTTCCAGATAATAATccttttaggaaaagaaaaGTGGAGGAAATTCAGCCAGATGAGATGGATAGTGTTACTGAACTAGTATCAGAAGTTACTGAGGTTGAAAGCCTGGAAGTTATATGTACAATTCCAGAATCACAAAAAAGTGTGGAATCTAAGCCAGTTAAAAGTATGGAGTTAAAAAGAGTTAACAAAGAAAAGAAGGTTAAGAGAAGTAATTGCCAAAGTTcagaaaacaagaaaaacaCTATTCTAAATTTCTTTTCTAGAgcgtaa
- the LOC129895431 gene encoding exonuclease 1 isoform X1, with amino-acid sequence MGIKDLLRFMKPYVETAHIKKYAGKRVGIDAYSWLHKGAYSCSMELCLNSEGDKKLQYLNYFMHRINMLRHYKITPVVVFDGGNLPCKGATEEERHKRRKTNRDQAMLKLKKGNVSGAIELFQRAVSVTPSMAHQLIQILKSENIEFVVAPYEADAQLAYLSNLEEEKNGIVAVISEDSDLLAYGCPAVFFKMDAHGNGQEVVLDHVFSCVTRVPSFRQFNKDLFTGMCVLAGCDFLPSVPGIGITRAYNLVSKYRNLDRVLSMLKFEKGDQMPEDYAKSFREAVAVFHHARIYDVSLKQIKHLKPMPEELLQFLDEELDFLGPEILPSLATAIAQGNIDPCTMEAFNVFPSTVNHVSTANIKKICGPFSRQEAFTQASKDSSIFAISSSKSRKETTVVETTQASDAEQMQCPFMDESECLEEAVALQNMICPSISTRKMVGEEKKSHQKEVLKVPDNNPFRKRKVEEIQPDEMDSVTELVSEVTEVESLEVICTIPESQKSVESKPVKSMELKRVNKEKKVKRSNCQSSENKKNTILNFFSRA; translated from the exons atgggTATCAAAGATCTCCTCCGGTTTATGAAGCCCTATGTTGAAACCGCCCACATAAAAAAATACGCCGGCAAAAGG GTGGGAATTGATGCTTATTCTTGGCTTCACAAAGGAG CATATTCATGTAGTATGGAGCTTTGTCTTAATTCGGAGGGTGATAAGAAATTGCAGTACTTGAACTACTTCATGCATCGAATCAATATGCTTCGACATTATAAGATCACTCCTGTAGTTGTTTTTGATGGTGGGAACTTACCCTGCAAGGGTGCCACTGAAGAAGAGAGGCACAA GAGAAGGAAAACAAATAGAGATCAGGCAATGTTGAAGCTAAAGAAAGGAAATGTTTCTGGCGCCATTGAGCTTTTCCAG AGGGCAGTGAGTGTGACTCCTTCAATGGCGCATCAACTCATACAG ATTCTAAAATCAGAGAATATAGAATTCGTCGTAGCACCATATGAAGCTGATGCACAATTAGCCTACTTGTCTAACCTCGAAGAAGAAAAGAATGGAATTGTGGCAGTGATTTCTGAAGATAGTGACTTACTAGCATATGGCTGTCCCGCT GTTTTCTTTAAGATGGATGCCCATGGCAATGGTCAAGAAGTGGTACTAGACCATGTTTTCAGTTGTGTTACTCGTGTTCCTTCCTTCAGACAATTCAACAAAGATTTATTTACAG GCATGTGTGTCTTAGCTGGCTGTGATTTTCTTCCGTCAGTCCCTGGTATAGGAATTACAAGAGCTTATAATCTGGTCTCCAAATATCGCAACTTAGATCGA GTTCTTTCGATGTTAAAGTTTGAGAAAGGAGATCAAATGCCCGAAGATTACGCTAAATCATTTAGAGAAGCAGTTGCAGTTTTCCATCATGCTAGAAT ATATGATGTTAGTTTGAAGCAGATCAAGCACTTGAAACCCATGCCAGAAGAACTGTTGCAGTTCTTGGATGAAGAACTTGACTTCTTAGGACC AGAAATTCTTCCGTCATTGGCAACTGCAATTGCTCAAGGTAACATAGATCCTTGTACAATGGAGGCCTTCAATGTCTTCCCAAGCACAGTAAATCATGTGTCTACTGCAAACATAAAGAAAATTTGTGGTCCATTCTCTCGACAAGAGGCATTTACTCAAGCTTCAAAAGACAGCAGCATTTTTGCTATTTCTTCAAGTAAATCCAGAAAAGAAACAACAG TGGTGGAAACAACACAAGCCTCTGATGCTGAACAGATGCAGTGTCCGTTTATGGATGAAAGTGAGTGCTTAGAGGAAGCAGTAGCTCTTCAAAACATGATATGCCCTTCAATATCCACTCGGAAGATGGTGggagaagagaaaaagagtCATCAGAAAGAAGTGCTAAAAGTTCCAGATAATAATccttttaggaaaagaaaaGTGGAGGAAATTCAGCCAGATGAGATGGATAGTGTTACTGAACTAGTATCAGAAGTTACTGAGGTTGAAAGCCTGGAAGTTATATGTACAATTCCAGAATCACAAAAAAGTGTGGAATCTAAGCCAGTTAAAAGTATGGAGTTAAAAAGAGTTAACAAAGAAAAGAAGGTTAAGAGAAGTAATTGCCAAAGTTcagaaaacaagaaaaacaCTATTCTAAATTTCTTTTCTAGAgcgtaa